One region of Flavobacterium sp. GSB-24 genomic DNA includes:
- a CDS encoding 7-carboxy-7-deazaguanine synthase QueE: MLPKEIQLEVNKGAMLPLMEEFYTIQGEGAHTGRAAYFIRIGGCDVGCHWCDVKESWNAAIHPPTSIDLIVENAAKYADTVVVTGGEPLSWDMTLLTERLKEKNLKVHIETSGAFELSGTWDWICLSPKKNKLPTQTVYDNAHELKVIIYNKHDFIFAEEQAELVNDDAILFLQPEWSKKEEMTPLIVDYVMNNPKWRVSLQTHKYLNIP, encoded by the coding sequence ATGTTACCAAAAGAAATACAATTAGAAGTAAATAAAGGAGCAATGCTTCCTTTGATGGAGGAATTTTATACCATTCAAGGTGAAGGCGCGCATACAGGCAGAGCTGCTTATTTTATTAGAATTGGAGGATGTGATGTGGGATGTCATTGGTGTGATGTAAAAGAAAGCTGGAATGCAGCAATTCATCCGCCAACAAGTATTGATTTAATTGTTGAAAATGCAGCAAAATATGCTGATACGGTTGTTGTAACTGGAGGTGAGCCTTTATCTTGGGATATGACGCTTTTGACAGAACGCTTAAAAGAAAAAAACTTAAAAGTTCATATAGAAACTTCAGGCGCTTTTGAATTATCTGGAACATGGGATTGGATCTGTCTTTCTCCGAAAAAGAATAAATTACCAACTCAGACTGTGTATGACAACGCTCATGAATTAAAGGTGATTATTTATAATAAGCACGATTTTATCTTTGCGGAAGAGCAGGCAGAATTAGTAAATGATGATGCAATCCTATTCCTTCAGCCAGAATGGAGTAAAAAAGAGGAAATGACTCCTCTTATTGTTGACTATGTTATGAATAATCCGAAATGGAGAGTTTCATTACAAACACATAAATATTTAAATATACCATAA
- a CDS encoding tetratricopeptide repeat protein → MNKFKIFSLALVASATAATAQDINQAKKAIDAEQFDKAKTILKSIIKSKPSDGEANFVLGNVYLNQSVVDSAKIYYNNGLQASDKKNLNYIGLGQLDLDAKNAAAAQANFALATKDMKKKDVNEFIYIARAYMNSDNPDYKSAVDVLKRALLVDPQNAQALLAIGDAYYGSNNQNDAYKAYRDAFTADNTLLRAKMQLGVLLKGAKSYDEAIKSFNEVIALDANYGPVYRELAETYYKWARNKPSTAKVNLQNAITNYEKYLSLTDYSLDSKMRHADFLILVKDYKQLETVANKMIAQDKVNPRIYRYLGYAAYENGNVDVAIKSIEDFIKAPGNKVIGRDYYYLGLAKIKKGTAADGTIDQAAFDAGLADIKKAIELEPLVVEEFADFGKELFGKKQYNQAASIFELGANNKESKNYLDDAVYYGISVYYGNAGKPLESRDKVALEKANATFDKVLEASPTYDEAYLYKGRINSALDKDDLIIKNYEEYVTKITAKGAEEVAKPATAKKIVEAYNAIGAAYANTDKVKALEYFNKTLVLDPANTYAAQSIKSLK, encoded by the coding sequence ATGAATAAATTTAAAATTTTTAGTCTTGCATTAGTAGCTTCGGCGACTGCGGCAACAGCGCAAGACATCAACCAAGCAAAAAAAGCGATTGATGCAGAACAATTTGATAAGGCAAAAACAATCCTTAAATCAATCATCAAATCTAAACCTTCAGATGGTGAAGCAAATTTTGTTTTAGGGAATGTTTATTTAAATCAATCTGTTGTAGACTCTGCTAAAATCTATTATAATAATGGATTGCAAGCTTCGGATAAGAAAAACTTAAACTACATTGGTTTAGGACAATTAGATTTAGATGCTAAAAATGCAGCTGCAGCTCAGGCTAATTTTGCTTTAGCAACTAAAGACATGAAGAAAAAGGATGTAAATGAGTTTATTTATATCGCTAGAGCTTACATGAATTCTGATAATCCTGATTATAAAAGTGCTGTTGACGTTTTAAAACGTGCTTTACTAGTTGATCCTCAAAATGCTCAAGCACTTTTAGCTATTGGTGATGCATATTATGGATCTAATAATCAAAATGATGCTTATAAAGCTTATCGTGATGCTTTTACAGCTGACAATACTTTACTAAGAGCAAAAATGCAGTTAGGAGTTTTATTAAAAGGTGCTAAATCATATGATGAGGCAATTAAATCTTTCAATGAAGTTATTGCATTAGATGCTAATTACGGACCAGTTTACAGAGAACTTGCTGAAACGTATTACAAATGGGCAAGAAATAAACCTTCTACTGCTAAAGTTAATTTACAAAATGCAATTACAAACTACGAGAAATATTTAAGTTTAACTGATTATTCTCTAGATTCTAAAATGCGTCATGCAGATTTCTTAATCTTAGTGAAAGATTACAAACAGTTAGAAACTGTTGCAAACAAAATGATTGCACAAGATAAAGTTAATCCTAGAATTTACAGATATTTAGGATATGCTGCTTACGAAAATGGGAACGTTGATGTAGCTATTAAATCTATCGAGGATTTCATTAAAGCTCCAGGAAATAAAGTAATTGGAAGAGATTATTACTACTTAGGGTTAGCAAAAATTAAAAAAGGAACTGCTGCAGATGGTACAATTGATCAAGCTGCGTTTGATGCAGGTTTAGCAGATATTAAAAAAGCAATTGAATTAGAGCCTTTAGTAGTTGAGGAATTTGCTGATTTTGGAAAAGAATTGTTTGGTAAAAAACAATATAATCAAGCAGCATCTATTTTTGAACTGGGAGCAAATAATAAAGAATCTAAAAATTATTTAGATGATGCTGTTTATTATGGAATTTCTGTTTACTATGGTAATGCTGGTAAACCTCTAGAAAGCCGTGATAAAGTTGCTTTAGAAAAAGCAAATGCTACGTTTGATAAAGTTCTTGAAGCGTCTCCAACATACGATGAGGCTTATTTGTACAAAGGAAGAATCAATAGTGCATTAGACAAAGATGATTTGATTATCAAAAACTATGAAGAATACGTAACTAAAATTACAGCAAAAGGTGCAGAGGAAGTGGCTAAACCTGCAACGGCTAAAAAAATCGTTGAGGCTTACAATGCAATCGGAGCTGCTTATGCAAATACTGATAAAGTAAAAGCTTTGGAGTATTTTAATAAAACTTTAGTTTTAGATCCAGCAAATACTTACGCTGCACAATCAATAAAATCTTTAAAATAA
- a CDS encoding substrate-binding domain-containing protein, which produces MLKYSKALGLIIFVFLFAMCNQKSKNEAEKETILKGSLDVAVDETVKQIVDDQVAVFEGTYYDAKITVKPKSEAEVINDLLNQKAKVAITTRDLTTEEKARFEKSKINPRVTPFAHDAIAFISSKNNNDTLIALKSVIDFIQGKPDSKIRGLVFDNPNSSTVRYMKELAKVNEVPKTGVFSFKTNNEVIKFVSENEGMVGVIGVNWLYQPTPDMTEVIKKINVLSVKGLNSDKYYSPTQDDLALGKYPLARDLFIINCQGYSGLGMGFASFVAGDIGQRIVLKSGLLPYKTPGRKLKIRNEIIKDNE; this is translated from the coding sequence ATGTTGAAATATAGTAAGGCTTTAGGTTTGATTATTTTTGTCTTTTTGTTTGCCATGTGTAACCAAAAAAGCAAGAATGAAGCTGAAAAAGAAACCATTTTAAAAGGATCGCTAGATGTTGCTGTTGATGAAACAGTTAAACAAATAGTAGATGATCAGGTGGCTGTTTTTGAAGGTACTTACTATGATGCAAAAATTACAGTTAAACCAAAGTCAGAAGCAGAAGTAATAAATGATTTGTTGAATCAAAAAGCTAAAGTCGCGATAACGACCAGAGATTTAACAACAGAAGAAAAAGCTCGTTTTGAAAAAAGCAAAATTAATCCGCGTGTCACACCTTTTGCGCACGATGCGATTGCATTTATTTCCAGCAAAAACAATAATGATACACTAATTGCGTTGAAAAGTGTAATCGATTTTATACAAGGAAAGCCAGATTCTAAAATAAGGGGATTAGTTTTTGATAATCCTAATTCAAGTACAGTTCGCTATATGAAAGAATTAGCGAAAGTTAATGAGGTTCCTAAGACAGGAGTTTTTTCTTTTAAAACAAATAATGAAGTAATCAAATTTGTTTCTGAGAATGAGGGAATGGTGGGTGTTATTGGTGTTAACTGGTTGTATCAGCCGACACCTGATATGACGGAGGTCATCAAGAAAATAAATGTTTTAAGTGTAAAAGGATTAAATAGTGATAAATATTATAGTCCGACTCAAGATGACTTAGCATTAGGTAAATATCCTTTGGCACGTGATTTGTTTATTATCAATTGTCAAGGCTATTCAGGTTTAGGAATGGGATTTGCTTCATTTGTAGCCGGAGATATTGGTCAACGTATAGTTTTGAAGTCAGGATTATTGCCATACAAGACTCCTGGGCGTAAACTTAAAATAAGGAATGAAATTATAAAAGATAACGAATAA
- a CDS encoding energy transducer TonB, whose amino-acid sequence MKLDIIKNQWLDIVFEGRNKIYGAYELRKSNGKTTVKALVIGSLIFSFAVAAPLIASFLPDSSEEEVNNDIKIATVKLPPKKKEEIKPNTPPPPPPPPKVDQVKFVKPVVAKAEEVTEDPPKIVDLKDKKVGAETIKGDPDAVLTVDEPVGKGPVSEVVQEDNTVYNTAGIEVKPDFPGGIDKFYKFVGNNYKTPEEEGLKGKVYVTFVVEKDGSLTDIKVLRDIGYGTGAEAIRVLKKCPKWTPGEQNGKKVRVLYSLPITIQSAE is encoded by the coding sequence ATGAAATTAGATATTATAAAAAATCAGTGGCTTGATATCGTATTCGAAGGACGTAATAAGATATATGGAGCATACGAGCTGAGAAAATCGAACGGTAAAACAACTGTGAAAGCACTTGTGATCGGTTCACTTATTTTTAGCTTCGCAGTTGCTGCCCCTCTTATTGCAAGTTTCTTACCTGATTCTTCTGAAGAGGAAGTAAACAACGATATTAAGATTGCAACGGTAAAATTACCTCCAAAGAAAAAAGAGGAAATTAAACCAAATACACCACCACCTCCGCCACCTCCACCAAAAGTGGATCAAGTGAAATTCGTAAAACCAGTGGTTGCGAAGGCAGAGGAAGTTACTGAAGATCCACCAAAAATTGTGGATTTGAAAGACAAAAAAGTTGGTGCTGAAACTATCAAAGGAGATCCAGATGCAGTTTTAACTGTTGATGAACCAGTTGGCAAAGGACCAGTATCAGAGGTTGTACAAGAAGATAATACTGTATATAATACAGCAGGTATCGAAGTAAAACCAGATTTTCCAGGAGGAATTGATAAATTCTACAAATTCGTAGGAAACAATTACAAAACTCCAGAAGAAGAGGGTCTTAAAGGTAAAGTTTACGTTACGTTTGTAGTTGAAAAAGACGGTTCATTAACCGACATTAAAGTTTTAAGGGATATCGGTTACGGTACAGGAGCAGAAGCAATTCGTGTTCTTAAAAAATGTCCAAAATGGACTCCTGGCGAGCAAAATGGTAAAAAAGTTAGGGTACTATACTCTCTACCTATTACTATTCAATCTGCAGAATAA
- a CDS encoding biopolymer transporter ExbD produces MAELNTGDGGGGKGGKVRSKKQNSKVDLTAMVDLAFLLITFFMLTTSLSKPQSMDLSLPDKDDDPNKPKVDTKVDENRTMTVMLGGDNKMVYYMGLLASPKVGPKDITYGKDGIRRELLKQKKNVLAYSAALGKPKNGIIVIIKPTKKSNYRNLVDILDEMAISGVDTYAIVPEFSPEETKLIDKK; encoded by the coding sequence ATGGCTGAATTAAATACCGGCGACGGTGGCGGTGGTAAAGGTGGTAAAGTAAGAAGCAAAAAGCAGAATTCTAAAGTCGATTTAACGGCTATGGTGGATTTGGCATTCTTATTGATCACATTCTTTATGTTGACCACTTCGTTGTCAAAACCACAATCGATGGATTTGTCGTTGCCAGATAAAGACGATGATCCTAATAAACCGAAAGTTGATACCAAAGTGGATGAAAATCGTACTATGACAGTAATGTTAGGTGGAGACAATAAAATGGTTTATTACATGGGGTTATTGGCTAGTCCTAAAGTAGGACCAAAAGACATAACTTATGGTAAAGATGGTATTCGTAGAGAATTATTAAAACAAAAAAAGAATGTTTTAGCTTATTCTGCTGCTTTAGGGAAACCTAAAAACGGTATCATTGTGATCATTAAACCAACTAAAAAATCAAATTACCGTAATTTGGTTGATATATTGGATGAGATGGCAATTTCAGGAGTAGATACTTATGCTATTGTTCCTGAGTTTTCACCAGAGGAAACGAAATTGATAGATAAAAAATAA
- a CDS encoding biopolymer transporter ExbD produces MAKIKMKKKSTSTDMTAMCDVAFLLLTFFILTATAKVPEALPVDTPASTVQTKLPDTDLAIITVGKGKVFFDIKGREVRKRTLEGIGAKYGITFSEEDKAKFALMDDFGVPVTGLKQIIDMKAADRTKANQPGIPLDSLDNQLKEWLLISRRATIDLDDKELQIAIKGDAKEEYPKIKKIMDILQDQKINSFNLVTGTRGKDF; encoded by the coding sequence ATGGCTAAAATAAAAATGAAAAAAAAGTCGACATCGACAGATATGACTGCGATGTGTGATGTTGCATTCCTTTTGCTAACGTTCTTTATTTTGACCGCTACTGCTAAAGTGCCAGAAGCACTTCCTGTAGATACTCCAGCATCTACTGTACAAACTAAATTGCCAGATACAGATTTGGCGATTATTACAGTAGGAAAAGGAAAAGTATTTTTTGACATCAAAGGTAGAGAGGTTCGTAAAAGAACTCTTGAAGGAATTGGTGCAAAATATGGTATTACTTTCTCTGAAGAAGATAAAGCCAAATTTGCATTAATGGACGATTTTGGTGTGCCAGTTACAGGTTTAAAGCAAATCATTGACATGAAAGCGGCGGACAGAACCAAAGCAAATCAGCCTGGAATTCCTTTGGATTCATTAGATAATCAATTAAAAGAATGGCTTTTAATCTCTAGAAGAGCTACAATTGATTTAGATGATAAAGAATTGCAGATTGCTATTAAAGGAGATGCTAAGGAAGAATATCCAAAAATTAAAAAAATTATGGATATTTTGCAAGATCAGAAAATCAATTCCTTTAACTTAGTTACAGGTACGAGAGGAAAAGACTTTTAA
- a CDS encoding MotA/TolQ/ExbB proton channel family protein, which translates to MANVKVKKESTSNGGGMITGIIIVACILVGVFIWKVIMGDSANFEGGNPETGHPINTLGQVYKGGFIVPVLLGMFLMVVVFSIERFIVIGKAAGKTNLDKFMKSVQGSIKEGNIEAAIASCDKQQGSVANAIKSALVKYQDVKKEGFNSEEASEVIHKEIEEATSLEMPMLEKNMTIISTLVSLGTLGGLLGTVSGMIKAFGALASAGTPDQAALATGISEALINTATGISTSILAIVSYNFFTAKIDDLTYSIDEAGTTIVNTYRKFRGSLRQ; encoded by the coding sequence ATGGCAAACGTTAAAGTTAAAAAAGAAAGCACTTCAAATGGGGGAGGAATGATTACAGGAATCATTATTGTAGCGTGTATCTTAGTAGGGGTGTTTATTTGGAAAGTAATCATGGGGGATTCTGCTAACTTCGAAGGAGGTAATCCAGAAACAGGACATCCAATCAATACATTAGGACAAGTATATAAAGGAGGTTTCATCGTACCAGTATTATTAGGTATGTTTTTAATGGTTGTTGTTTTTTCTATTGAAAGATTTATTGTTATCGGTAAAGCTGCTGGAAAAACTAATCTTGACAAATTCATGAAAAGTGTTCAAGGTAGTATTAAAGAAGGAAACATCGAAGCTGCTATCGCTTCATGTGACAAACAACAAGGTTCAGTTGCAAACGCAATTAAATCTGCTTTGGTAAAATACCAAGATGTTAAAAAAGAAGGATTCAACAGCGAAGAAGCTTCAGAAGTAATCCACAAAGAAATTGAAGAGGCAACTTCATTAGAAATGCCAATGTTAGAGAAAAACATGACTATTATCTCTACTTTAGTATCTTTAGGTACATTAGGAGGATTATTAGGAACTGTATCTGGTATGATTAAAGCGTTTGGTGCGTTAGCTTCTGCTGGTACTCCTGACCAAGCTGCTCTTGCAACAGGTATTTCTGAGGCACTTATCAACACTGCAACAGGTATCTCTACTTCTATCTTAGCAATTGTTTCTTACAACTTCTTTACTGCTAAAATTGACGATTTAACTTACTCTATCGATGAGGCTGGTACTACAATCGTTAATACTTACAGAAAATTCAGAGGAAGTTTAAGACAATAA
- a CDS encoding helicase HerA-like domain-containing protein has translation MNRKDNFIAAINTGYSSKGDSIILGGAMLDGEPLAEAHVKIPLKTLNRHGLIAGATGTGKTKTIQVFSEQLSNAGIPVLMMDIKGDFSGIAKEGKEEGFITERHSKINIPYNVASFPVELMSLSKQNGVRLRATVSEFGPVLFSRILDLNDTQAGVVAVIFKYCDDNQMPLLDLKDIKKVINYITEEGKDEITASYGKISTATTGTILRKIIELEQQGGDIFFGELSFETDDLMRIDENGKGYVNIIRLTDIQDKPKLFSTFMLSLLAEIYQKMPEKGDAEQPELVIFIDEAHLIFNEASKALLEQIETIVKLIRSKGVGVYFVTQNPMDVPSGVLAQLGLKIQHALRAFTANDRQAIKKTADNYPTSEFYKTDELLTSLGIGEALVTALNEKGVPTPLVATMMRAPQSRMDILSASEIDEINNKSKLVKKYAEEIDRESAYELLTKKIESANQATAEQEEQAPTRSSKAEPSTASVVGKSVLKVVTSATFIRGVFGVLTKIFKK, from the coding sequence ATGAATAGAAAAGATAATTTTATTGCTGCTATAAACACAGGGTACTCTTCAAAGGGAGACAGCATCATCCTTGGGGGCGCAATGCTTGACGGTGAGCCACTTGCAGAAGCGCATGTGAAAATTCCATTAAAAACTTTAAATCGCCACGGATTAATTGCTGGTGCAACCGGAACAGGAAAAACTAAAACAATCCAAGTTTTTTCTGAGCAGCTTTCGAATGCTGGAATTCCAGTTTTAATGATGGATATTAAAGGTGATTTTAGCGGTATTGCTAAAGAAGGAAAAGAGGAAGGTTTTATTACAGAACGACATTCAAAAATAAACATACCTTATAATGTAGCTTCATTTCCAGTTGAACTAATGTCGTTGTCTAAACAAAACGGAGTTCGTCTGCGTGCCACGGTTTCTGAATTTGGACCTGTTTTGTTTTCTAGAATATTAGATCTTAATGATACTCAAGCTGGAGTTGTAGCGGTTATATTTAAATATTGCGATGATAACCAAATGCCTTTACTAGATTTAAAAGACATTAAGAAAGTTATCAATTATATTACAGAAGAAGGCAAAGATGAAATTACTGCAAGCTATGGTAAAATTTCAACTGCAACTACTGGAACAATTCTTAGAAAAATTATCGAATTAGAGCAACAAGGAGGCGACATATTTTTTGGCGAATTATCATTTGAAACTGATGATTTAATGAGAATTGATGAGAATGGAAAAGGTTATGTAAATATCATTCGCTTGACGGATATTCAGGACAAACCTAAATTATTTTCTACTTTCATGTTAAGCCTTTTGGCGGAAATTTATCAAAAAATGCCTGAGAAAGGAGATGCAGAACAACCTGAATTAGTGATTTTTATTGACGAAGCACATTTAATTTTCAATGAAGCCAGTAAGGCATTGTTAGAGCAAATTGAAACTATTGTAAAATTAATTCGTTCTAAGGGTGTTGGTGTTTATTTCGTAACTCAGAATCCAATGGATGTTCCTAGCGGCGTTTTAGCTCAATTAGGATTAAAGATTCAGCATGCGCTTAGGGCTTTCACGGCAAATGATCGTCAGGCAATTAAAAAAACAGCGGACAATTACCCAACTTCTGAATTTTATAAAACAGATGAATTACTGACAAGTCTCGGAATTGGAGAAGCTTTGGTTACAGCGCTCAACGAAAAAGGTGTTCCAACTCCGCTTGTTGCGACAATGATGCGTGCGCCACAAAGCCGTATGGATATTTTATCTGCTTCTGAAATTGATGAAATAAACAACAAATCGAAATTGGTCAAAAAATATGCTGAAGAAATAGACCGAGAAAGTGCTTACGAACTACTGACCAAGAAAATTGAAAGCGCTAATCAAGCTACAGCAGAGCAAGAAGAACAAGCGCCTACAAGATCTTCAAAAGCAGAACCAAGTACAGCAAGTGTTGTTGGAAAATCGGTTTTGAAAGTTGTAACAAGCGCTACTTTTATTAGAGGTGTTTTTGGAGTTTTAACCAAAATCTTTAAGAAATAA
- a CDS encoding NAD(P)/FAD-dependent oxidoreductase produces the protein MQTSLKIAVVGSGLVGSLLAIYLKKAGHTVHVYDRSPDIRKINFSGRSINLAMSNRGWKALDAVGVGDSVREIAIPMDKRAIHLVDKLNFQNYGQEGESIYSISRGKLNRKMIDLAEEAGAEFHFEQKIWDVTLSDATLHIGESERGEWEERKYDMVFGADGAFSRIRHRMQRQSMFNYSQEFLNMGYKELNIPANADGTHKLDKNSFHIWPRGEYMLIALPNLDGSFTCTLFMPFEGQNSFESLVDRKMVEDFFEKNFPDSIEVIPELANDFFKNPTSTLVTMKCFPWTYEDKIALIGDACHAIVPFYGQGMNAGFEDITVLNEMIEKFGDDWKKIFTEYQISRKPNADAIAELSYRNFMEMSTKTADEKFLLQKKIEKIFSDKHPDKWIPLYSRVTFSDRPYAEALAIGDFQNGIMEEVLKLDNIENIWNSPEVENKILELLSK, from the coding sequence ATGCAAACTTCACTAAAAATTGCAGTTGTAGGTTCTGGACTTGTAGGATCACTGCTGGCAATTTATCTTAAAAAAGCTGGTCACACCGTTCATGTTTATGATCGTAGTCCTGATATTCGAAAAATTAATTTTTCTGGTCGCTCAATTAATCTGGCAATGTCCAACCGAGGCTGGAAAGCGCTCGATGCAGTTGGTGTTGGAGATTCGGTAAGAGAAATTGCAATTCCGATGGACAAACGTGCAATTCATCTAGTAGACAAACTGAATTTTCAGAATTACGGACAAGAAGGCGAATCTATATACTCAATTTCCAGAGGAAAGCTAAACCGAAAAATGATTGATCTTGCAGAAGAAGCTGGAGCCGAATTTCATTTTGAACAGAAAATCTGGGATGTTACCTTAAGCGACGCGACGCTGCATATTGGCGAAAGCGAAAGAGGAGAGTGGGAGGAAAGAAAATACGATATGGTTTTTGGAGCAGATGGTGCTTTTTCTAGAATCCGCCACAGAATGCAGCGTCAGAGTATGTTTAATTATTCTCAGGAATTTTTAAACATGGGTTACAAAGAATTGAACATTCCAGCAAATGCAGACGGAACGCATAAATTAGACAAAAATTCTTTTCATATTTGGCCAAGAGGAGAGTACATGTTAATTGCGCTTCCTAATCTTGACGGAAGTTTTACCTGTACTTTATTTATGCCTTTTGAAGGTCAAAATTCTTTTGAATCACTTGTTGATCGAAAAATGGTAGAAGATTTTTTTGAGAAAAATTTCCCAGATTCTATTGAAGTAATTCCAGAACTGGCCAATGATTTCTTTAAAAATCCAACCAGTACTTTGGTGACCATGAAATGTTTTCCGTGGACTTACGAAGATAAAATTGCTTTGATCGGAGATGCCTGCCACGCAATTGTTCCATTTTACGGACAAGGAATGAACGCAGGTTTTGAAGATATTACGGTTTTAAATGAAATGATAGAGAAATTTGGAGACGACTGGAAAAAGATCTTTACCGAATATCAAATTTCCCGTAAACCAAATGCCGATGCAATTGCAGAACTTTCATATCGAAATTTCATGGAAATGAGTACAAAAACGGCAGATGAAAAATTCTTATTACAAAAGAAAATAGAAAAGATATTTTCAGATAAACACCCAGATAAATGGATTCCGCTTTACAGCCGTGTAACTTTTAGTGATCGTCCGTACGCAGAAGCTTTGGCTATTGGAGATTTCCAAAACGGAATTATGGAAGAAGTTTTAAAGCTGGATAACATCGAAAATATCTGGAATTCTCCCGAAGTCGAAAATAAAATTCTTGAATTGTTATCTAAATAA
- a CDS encoding AraC family transcriptional regulator encodes MNLYSEHYVTPKTERFVNKIWCLDNSIGEDLIENKLVLPNGCFNLAIVSGNAIEVHTSKKKYEMNEGIYFCSQMTNKVLVNIQHKTKVTIIQFHGWTLSMFPKYDLGDFTDSIVHINGEELPFKIHTYLDIKTLLDTINVYFEELTFSNPDKDLVEKICEIIKLNNEEISVSEISKTLNLSQRLLQIKFKTATGLTIKKYIQILKFRKSVDQMVNSDLEKLKLTDVALYNKYFDQSHFIKKFKDVTKTTPKTFDPDSYFLSQKR; translated from the coding sequence ATGAACCTCTACTCAGAACATTACGTAACTCCAAAAACGGAAAGGTTCGTTAATAAAATTTGGTGTCTGGACAACAGCATCGGCGAAGACCTGATCGAAAACAAACTCGTTTTACCAAACGGCTGTTTTAATCTCGCCATTGTAAGCGGAAATGCGATAGAAGTTCATACGAGTAAAAAGAAATACGAGATGAACGAAGGCATTTACTTTTGTTCGCAAATGACCAATAAAGTTTTGGTCAATATCCAGCACAAAACTAAAGTTACAATTATACAGTTTCATGGCTGGACGCTTTCGATGTTTCCGAAATATGATTTAGGCGATTTTACAGATTCTATTGTTCATATTAATGGCGAAGAATTACCTTTTAAAATTCATACTTATTTAGATATTAAAACTTTGCTAGATACAATTAATGTATATTTTGAAGAATTGACTTTTTCAAATCCAGACAAAGATCTAGTTGAAAAAATATGTGAAATCATTAAACTTAATAACGAAGAAATTTCGGTTTCGGAAATTAGCAAAACATTAAATTTATCACAGCGATTACTGCAAATCAAATTTAAGACCGCAACTGGACTTACAATTAAAAAATACATTCAGATTTTGAAGTTCAGAAAATCGGTTGACCAAATGGTGAATTCTGATTTAGAAAAATTAAAACTAACTGATGTCGCTCTTTACAACAAATATTTTGACCAGTCGCATTTTATAAAAAAGTTTAAAGATGTCACCAAAACGACTCCAAAAACGTTCGATCCCGATTCGTATTTTCTTTCTCAAAAAAGATAA